From the Methanocorpusculum sp. genome, the window GCCTGAACTATACCTTCATCCGCATGCCCGACGTGTTCTTGCTAAACGTTTGAACAATTTTGCTGAGGGGAGTAAGGATCAGGTTATTGTTACAACACACTCACAAGAATTGTTGGATATTACCTCACCCAACACGCATATTATCCGGATTCACAAAGGAACTGATAAGATAACCCGGGCGTATAATGTTGGGTTTTCAGATGCTAAATCTCTGAAAATTATTTTAAGACAAGACAATTCAGAAGTGTTTTTTGCAGATAAAGTTATTTTGGTGGAAGGTACTGAACAATACGTCCTACGTGAAATTGCAAAATGTTATGGTGAATCTTATTATTCGAATCCTGATTGGTTAGATGAGAAAAACATCTCTATTATAGAAGTTGGCGGCAAAAAACAGTTCCTTGCATATACAAGTGTCCTTTCCAAACTCCATGTTGACTGGTATGTTATGGCTGATTTTGATTTCCTTTGTGATGGTATTACAGATTTTCTCCGAGGGCAGTTCGGTGAGGCAAAAGCAAAGACGTTGATAGATAAAGTAAATGGTATAATGGGTAGAAAGGGCACTCAAATTGAGGTGAAAAATCTAAAAAATATTGCTGAAATACGTGATGAATCTATTCAAAAAAGTGTATTAGATTTCATTGAAGAGCTTCAATCATTGAATATATTTATCTTGAAAGGAGATTTAGAGGCATATTTTACTGATGATGCGAAAAAGGCTTTAAATCTTGATAAACATCCAAAACAGTATAGGAAAGGCGAATCCGTTATTGATTTGATATTTAATGTTCTTTCAGTTGAGATGCCAATTTACAAGTTGATTCAGTGTGCGGATATAGTACCTTTGTTCGATGCTTTGAAGAAATGTCTGGAATCTCCTGCCTCCAAAAATTAGGATTCTCCACCGCGAGCCGCTCCGCGCCGGAGTCGCGGCTCCGCACCCCGAATCAGAAAAGAGAGACATGTTTCCTATAAGAAAAACCGGCACGCCGGTTTTTCCTTAGCATTTTTCCAGACGGCGTGCGATTCCTGCGTAGGCGATCAGCCGGAGCAGAGCACGAAGACGCAAGAAAAATGCGATTCGCGAAAATTCGCGAAAATTCGCGGAGATTCGCGGTAAAATAATCTCATGCGTCCACACCCAACCAAACACGAAATCTGTGAAAGAGAGCGAAAAGAGAAAACCTTTTTCCTGAATCCAAAATCAAGACCTGCCGTCCCTCTCCTCTCAACCCCTCCTTCCCGTCAAAAGTTCCTTATCCCCAAAAACCAATACTCAATAGATAATGGCAGCAACTACCGATCCCCCGTTCACCATCACCAACACCATGATCGAACGGGTCGGAGAAATCAGCCGGCGTATCGGGACACTCACCGTCGGAATCAATATGAGCAGGAATCCCCGTCTCCACCACGCCAACCGGATCCTCTCTATCCATTCTTCCCTTGCCATCGAAAACAATACCCTCACTCTTGAACAGGTAACCGATATCATCCAGGGGAAGCATGTTCTGGGACCTCCTAGTGAGATACGGGAAGTCAAAAACGCTTTTCAGGCATATGAACTCCTTCCCTCCCTGGATCCCTACTCTGTAGATGACTTTCTGCACGCTCACCAACTCATGACGGCAGACCTCATCAATGATGCCGGCAGGTTTCGGACTAAAGGCGTCGGCGTATTCTCCGGGGATACTGTTGTCCACATGGCTCCTCCCGCCTCGCTCGTCCCACAACTCATCAGCAGCCTCTTTGCCTGGGCAAAATCTTCAGACGTTCACCCCCTCATAAAAAGCTGTGTCTTCCATTTCGAGCTGGAATTCATCCACCCGTTCATCGATGGAAACGGCCGCATGGGAAGGTTATGGCAGACGCTCATTCTTTCCAAATGGGAACCGCTCTTTGCCTGGATCCCGATCGAATCCCTCATTCACGAATCACGTCAGCAGTATTACGATGCTCTGGGAGAATCCGGCAAAAATGGGAATTCAACATATTTTGTCGAGTTCATGCTTTCGGTCATCAGCAATGCGCTGAACATGTATGAAACGGATGTCAACAAGCCGCGTGTCCGGTTAAGTGAAAAAGAACAAACCATTCTCAACCTCATCAAAGGAAACAGCCGGATAACCATTGCCGAAATAGTGGAAATAACCGGATATCCGCGAAGCACGGTTACCAGAATCATCAAAAATATGTTGGACAATGGGATAATCGAGCGTGTTGGTCCCAAAAAGAACGGATACTGGATGCCGCTTCCCAATTACTGATTTTCATTTATAGTCCCATTTATGGTCTCATTCTTCCCCTAGGGGTGGTCTTAGCCGAGCAAGGCTTTGATTTGCGACCAAGTCGATAGACTTGCGAGTAGGCGGGGTGCGGAGTCGCGGTGGAGATATTTTATTTGGATTCAGAAGAAGTTGTTCTCTATCCTCTTTTTTTCGCCGATTCGCGGTTGGTTTTTATCATGTGTCCAAAAATAGGATATCCCACCGCGAGCCGCTCCGCGCCGGATCGCAAGTCTAACGACTTGCTTAGCTGAGGTCGTCCGCTTCGCGTCCAACCCGCAGTCACTCCCCCGCACCCCATTCAGGTAAGAGGGAGCCGCTGGGGCGGCGACAGGATTTGCCCGAACGTTCCCGATGAGGGATGAACCGGCGGGACGATAAGACCCGCCGAGTTCAAGTGAGGAATAGCAAATCCGATTCTGAGAGCCCGAAGGGCGGGATTCGCGCCGATTCGCGGTTGGTTTTTCTCATGCGTCCACGCTCATCCAATGCATGAAATCGACGTAAACATTCACATACAAACAAAACTCTTCTCCTGAATCAAAAAATAGGATTCCCCGCCGCGTCGGGCTCCGCGCCGGAGTCGCCCTCCCGCCCCCATTATCAGGATAATATCTGTATATCTGCCCTCATCCACCCCCTGTTCCCCTTTTCGTGCATTTCGTTGATTTTAGATAATTTGGTGTGGGGAACGGGGGAGGGTACTACATGGAGATTGTCCAACGAACTTTTCTCTTTTTCGTGTTTTCGTCCTTTTTTCGTGCATTTCGTGTGATGGCGGGTTGGACGCTGAAAGCGGCCGAACTCAGCGGAGCAAATCTTTGATTTGCGACCAAGTCGATAGACTTGCGAAAAATGTACCACGAAAAGAATCCCGCACAAATAATCAAAACACACCCAAAAAATCTCTATATCTAAAAAAATGTTAATGGATCTATTCCAGAAATCAGTGAATGGAAAGACCCGAAAGAACTCCTTCAAGGAATCCTTTCCGGGAACCTCCGCCTCACTTCACCAGGACGAGCAATTCCCCATTCTCGATAGCGACATCAGTATGGTTTACCATCTGTGCCGCCGCGATCGAATAGGACCGGGATTTCTCCGCAAGTGCGTCTCCTTCCACATCCACATCAACATCCACGCACACCGTCTTGATCCCGATAAGCTCATCCGAATACCGCGTGATCTCGAACGTTCTAAACTGCTGCGGGAAATCCCTCAGCGATGACGTCTCCACGACCCAGAATCCGTACTCCGGATGCTCCGGATCCGGCGACTCGATCGGCATGATCGTATTCCGGTGGTTATGTCCTGCGACCCACATCAGCAGATTCGAATACTTCTGCAGCTCGGTGATCAGTTCCTCTTGAGAAACCTCGGAGTAGGTACTCCAGCCCGAAGGTGAACCCACCTCCATCGTCGCGATCGGGATATGTGCCGCGATGATCATCAGAACACCTTCATCCTGTCCTTTCTGCAGCTCGGCCTTCAGCCAGGCGAACCGCTCTTCATCAAGTGAACCGCGGCCGTGTGCCCAGATATCGCCGAGCGTTGAACCGTTCACGGTCGTGTCATCCAGCATGATGATCCTGATACCCTCGACCGGGTCGAACGTATAGCATGCAAAGTCGTCCGCGATCATCTCTTCCGTATAGCCGTGACCATAGGGAAGGGAACTCGAGTTCAAAAATTCCTGCATGAACCCGATCCGGGTTCCATTCTCCGCAAGAGCATGACGGTTGGGATCTGCGATCACTTTAGGAGCTGACGCAAATCCTGAAGCATTGCCAATACCTATGATGGCGCCGTTCGGGTCCGATCCATTAAAGACACCCATATAATAGCCGGTAAGCGACGGGTCTCCGGTCGCGAGCACATCAAGCCGCATATTCGCAACCGTATCGCCGCGATACATCTGGCTTATGTTTTCATCGATCGCGAACACGCCCGTAAAGAACTGATCGTGATTCCCGATCGTCTGATACCAGGGCACATCCAGACCTTCTGCCGTAAACGTCTTCTGATAATCGAGATTCTCCTTCCCTGCATTTCCTCCCGAGGTTGGATCGATCGTTTTTCCGTCAAGAACATCAATGAACCAGCGCATTTCATTGTACTGATCATTGTTCGCCGCATCGCCAAGGGACAGAACAAGATCCAGCTTGTTCTCTTTGTTTATGTTGTTGATCGTCTTCACTGCGGCATCCAGCACCTGGGTCGAATACATCGAGACCGGTGAATATGCCGAAGGGAAGGGACTGAGATAGCCAAGAGCGATCACCTGTTGCGGTGACTCCTCATCCGTGATGTGGATATCCGAGATCGTTGCAAACGAAAGAAGCGTTGTGCCCTCGCCCGTCGGAGTCACTCCGCCTGTGATGTCATCTCTCACGGTCATCGGCACGCCGTCACCGTACGTCCATTCGCCAAACCCGTTGTAATGGTAAATACTGAGATTTGCCGGCGTGATGGTCTGATTCGCTCCCGGACTGACCGGGACCACGGTTAGTTCTGTCGTATTGGATGAGACTGTCTGATTTACACAGCCGCTGGAAAATACCAGCAGCACCGCAAAAATTACGAGTATTACTACCAAAATTCTGGACATAGTTTATCCTATTTGGATGTATGCGGTATAAAAAGATGTCTTATAAAAAAGAATTAAAAGATCGTGTCCAGCCTTCTTCCGATGTGGGGCACGAAATCCTTCTTTCGTGAAACGACTCCCGGAAGATGCATGGGTTTTCTCTCCCAGTGCATGGCAAGCATCGTCGCATCATCCGCTGCCGCAAACATATCCGATCCCATCTCCGAGACACTGGTATATAATGCAAGATAAATGTCCGGTGCATGCGGCTGTCGGAGTTTTGCCTCCAGTGCCGCAAAGATCGCCTCCTCATTGGTCTTCGCATACACATATGACGGCACGAGGACCTGGGAAATGATCACTCGTTTTCCCGACAGATTGTACTCCTTTGTGTCGCGTTCGAGCAGTTCGTCCTGCGAGACCCCGGAAAGGGACATCCCTTCCGCGATCAGTTCGTTGGCGTAGGCGATCGGATCGACACCTGCGATCTCGGACAGGAATTTTACCGCATCCTCGTCCTGCCGCGTCGTCGTCGACATCTTCAGACCGAGCGTATCGGAAAGGATCCCTGAGAGGAGGATCCCTGCCACCTCCTTTTTGGGTTTGATACCCGCTTCCATAAACCGTCTCGTTACGATTGTCGAGGTTGAACCGACCGGTTCCATATCGAAGCGGATCGGGCGAAGGGTCGCCATCGCTCCGAGCCGGTGGTGATCGATGATCTCGATGATGTCTGCGGTTTCGATCCCCTCGACCGCCTGACTGTACTCGTTGTGATCGACCAGGATCACCGACTTTGCCACGTCCTCCATCAGCGAGTTCCGGGAGATCGTGCCGAGCAGTTTTCCGTTCTCGTCCACGACACAGGCCGTCCGGTACTTCGAGTTCGAGACGATCTGTTTGACATATTCCATCGTATCGGCGATGCGGACGGTCGGCACGTCTTTTGTCATGATCGACTCGGCGGGCAGGGTCAGGTGGATCATCTTCGCGACCCCGAACGCGTCGACTTCGGTCGAGATGACCGTAACGCCTTTCTCTGCGGCCGAGGCAAGAAGCCGCTCGCCGACCGGGGCAGAATCGGCGATGATCAGTGCCGCGATCCCTGCCGAGGTCAGTGCGAGCTGGGTCGGTTCGTCGTCTCCGACGATGGCGATATCCTTTTTCGTGATGCGGGAGAGGATCACGTGCAGGGCGTCGATCGAAATATACACGGCTCCTTCAAGGACCGTATGATTCTTCACCCGCACCGTTCCGTGCAGGATCCGTGCAAGCGTGTCCACGCTCACCGGCGAAACGGCGAGCGTCTCCATCTTCGTGTTCGAGACATACGCTCTGGCAAGGCCGTGCTCGCTCACGAGACCGATCAGGTTCCCGTTCGGATCCGTGATCGGCAGATTCCGCAGATCGTTTTTGTCCATCAGTTCGATCACGTCGATCGTCGGCGTTTCCGCGTTCGCGCTTTCCGGATGGGTGAACGGGATATCCGCCACCGACGGCTCGACACTAAGGACAAGGGCAGGTCCTTCGACATCGAATTTTGCGAGAGCATACTTCGACTCGGCGTTCAGGTCGCCGCATCGTGCAGCGATATAGGTGTCCGCACCATCCCTATTGAGAAATGCGGCATAACCGATGGCACTGCAGATACTGTCCGTATCCGGGTGCCGGTGACCTAATACATATATGGATTTCAACTCTTCCCAACTCCCGACGATATATGCCTATATTTGGGTGGAAGATTAGATAGAACTTTTTGCCTGCCGAATCTGAAGGCACGCAAATAATTAAGACATTTCCCCCCGTATCTATTTGGCATCATGCACAAGGAAGAATTACTTGAGCTTCACCAAATATTTTTTGACATAAAGGTCTACTACGAGTCATTAAATCCAGATCTGAAGTTTCCCCAATACAATGCACTGAAAATCACCCCGGATATGGTCAACCGGAGTAAACTCGAGCACAAATATGCAATATTCATTCTCGGCTCCGAGATTGCATCTGCCATGAAAGAGATCGAGACCATCTCTTCGCGCGGTATCCCGACCCGCATGAAAGAGCTTGCCGACCGCACGCTCAAGGAAATGGAATCCGAAAAAGAACAGTAAAAAAAAGGCGGGGATCCCCCTCAACTATTTTAGCTTCTTGTAAATTCGATTCCGATCACGGTGCAGGTTTTCTCATTACTGTTCATAACAAGCGTGTTCTGCTGGGAAAATCCTGAAGCGGCGATCGCAAAGAACATCTTATAATTGAGATTGGTTGATTTGGTCCAGGTGAAATCAGATGGAAGCTCTGTTCCCATACTTTTCACGGTGACTTCTCCGGTACCGTCTTCGTTGAAGACCATCGTGTAATACTCGGTGTATCCGGCATTGGTGGTCTGTCCGTCCCATGTTCCGAAGATCGGATCGAGTGCTCCGGGAGTCTCGGGGCCGGTAATGTCTGACGTTGTTATACAGCCTGCCGTGATGAGGCACAGGAAAATGATTCCCGTGATCAGGGATATAAAAAGAGTTTTATTCATACCAGAAATAGAGTCCGGTATTATATAATCATTTCCTGCCTTCTCGGTCCTGACGTATCAGATAGTCAGCGAGAAGTTTCGGGATGGGTGCCGTCATGCAGTGCCAGTTCGGGGTGCCGTTCACTTCGAGGACGGTATACCCGCCGTCTTCGAGCGGGAGGAGGTCGACCCCGCAGTAGTCGATCCCGACCGCACGTGCCGCTTCTTCTGCAGCCTCGGCCATATCTTTCGGGATCTCGACTGCCTGTCCGCATCCTCCCTGGTGGATGTTGTGGGTAAGATGTGCGGATTCGCGTTTGATCGCTCCGACCGCTTCATTGTCGATGACGAAGATCCGGTAGTCACGGTCGTTTTTCACATACTCCTGCACATAATACGGCGGTTCTTCTTTGATCTCGTCGACGGAGTTGAACAGATAGATCCCGTTTCCATCATAGCCGTAGACCGGTTTATAGACCGCTTTTCCGCCGTGTGCGTCGAGAAATTTCTGGACCTTTTCTTTGCTGTTCGTGAAGCATGTCGCCGGGCTTGGCGCTCCGGAGCGGAGTATTTTTGCGGTCGTCGTAACTTTGCTTGCGCAGATCGCGATAGCCTCCGGGGAGTTGATCACATGATTTTCCAGTTCAAGGGCTTTGAGGAGTTCGAACTGGACCCCGTCCTGTTTTATCCCGCAGGCCCAGATGGTCTCGCCAAAAACCGGGAGATCGAACGGATCGACGGCGGCAAGGTCAAGAGTAACAAACGGGACGCCCCGCCGTTTGAGTTCGGCCTGGACCATGCCGGTGGAGTTGTCGGTCGGTGTATCAGTCGGTTTCGGGATAATATGAATCATTAATTTGTGTTTGCTTTGGCGATGTAATAAGTCTGCCGTGATAGTGCTGACCTCTTCAAAAGTAACGTCCTGGGTGAAAAATATGAAAAATATTTGCGGATGGATGCGAATGATCCTTGTCCCTTATTCCCGGTTTCTTGTAATGGATTCTTTTAGCAGAGAGGAGGAATATCCGTAATAGATGAGCTGCTCGGATCGTTCATATGTTCCGAAATTAAGATATTTCCACCGCGGGACGCTCCGCGCCGGAGTCGCGTCCCCGCACCCCATTATCAGGGGGTAGAATGCCCATCTCTCTCATCCGCCCCTGTCCCCCTTTTCGTGAATTTCGTTGATTTGCGGGTCGGACGCTGAAAGCGGACGACCTTAGCAGAGCAAGTCTATAGACTTGCGAAGATGCGCCCATCAAAAAGAATCCCGTACACGAAACCGAAGTATGACCAAAAAGGTCAGCATCGAAAAATCCCTGACTGGAAAGATTCATATCGGGATTATTAGATCAAACAAATGTGCGTTGGAAAAATTATAAAAAAAATTATGAATACATTCCGTCCGGCAGGGATGTGAGCTTCTGTGTTCGTCCCAGCTTGACTGCCTCGATCGCTTTCGTGAAGTCGTCGCCGCTGATCTTGGTCTTTTTGTTCCTGACGGCATTCATCCCGGCCTCGACGCAGATCGCCATAAGCTCCGAGCCGTTCATATTCGGGGTGTCTTTGGCGATCTTTTCGAGCGAGACACTCTTGTCCAGATGCATCTTCCGTGTGTGGATCGCAAGGATCGTCCTCCGTCCTTCCTCGTCCGGGAGCGGG encodes:
- a CDS encoding UPF0058 family protein, yielding MHKEELLELHQIFFDIKVYYESLNPDLKFPQYNALKITPDMVNRSKLEHKYAIFILGSEIASAMKEIETISSRGIPTRMKELADRTLKEMESEKEQ
- a CDS encoding RimK family alpha-L-glutamate ligase — its product is MIHIIPKPTDTPTDNSTGMVQAELKRRGVPFVTLDLAAVDPFDLPVFGETIWACGIKQDGVQFELLKALELENHVINSPEAIAICASKVTTTAKILRSGAPSPATCFTNSKEKVQKFLDAHGGKAVYKPVYGYDGNGIYLFNSVDEIKEEPPYYVQEYVKNDRDYRIFVIDNEAVGAIKRESAHLTHNIHQGGCGQAVEIPKDMAEAAEEAARAVGIDYCGVDLLPLEDGGYTVLEVNGTPNWHCMTAPIPKLLADYLIRQDREGRK
- a CDS encoding Fic family protein, whose amino-acid sequence is MAATTDPPFTITNTMIERVGEISRRIGTLTVGINMSRNPRLHHANRILSIHSSLAIENNTLTLEQVTDIIQGKHVLGPPSEIREVKNAFQAYELLPSLDPYSVDDFLHAHQLMTADLINDAGRFRTKGVGVFSGDTVVHMAPPASLVPQLISSLFAWAKSSDVHPLIKSCVFHFELEFIHPFIDGNGRMGRLWQTLILSKWEPLFAWIPIESLIHESRQQYYDALGESGKNGNSTYFVEFMLSVISNALNMYETDVNKPRVRLSEKEQTILNLIKGNSRITIAEIVEITGYPRSTVTRIIKNMLDNGIIERVGPKKNGYWMPLPNY
- a CDS encoding putative manganese-dependent inorganic diphosphatase; the encoded protein is MKSIYVLGHRHPDTDSICSAIGYAAFLNRDGADTYIAARCGDLNAESKYALAKFDVEGPALVLSVEPSVADIPFTHPESANAETPTIDVIELMDKNDLRNLPITDPNGNLIGLVSEHGLARAYVSNTKMETLAVSPVSVDTLARILHGTVRVKNHTVLEGAVYISIDALHVILSRITKKDIAIVGDDEPTQLALTSAGIAALIIADSAPVGERLLASAAEKGVTVISTEVDAFGVAKMIHLTLPAESIMTKDVPTVRIADTMEYVKQIVSNSKYRTACVVDENGKLLGTISRNSLMEDVAKSVILVDHNEYSQAVEGIETADIIEIIDHHRLGAMATLRPIRFDMEPVGSTSTIVTRRFMEAGIKPKKEVAGILLSGILSDTLGLKMSTTTRQDEDAVKFLSEIAGVDPIAYANELIAEGMSLSGVSQDELLERDTKEYNLSGKRVIISQVLVPSYVYAKTNEEAIFAALEAKLRQPHAPDIYLALYTSVSEMGSDMFAAADDATMLAMHWERKPMHLPGVVSRKKDFVPHIGRRLDTIF
- a CDS encoding TIGR03768 family metallophosphoesterase, whose translation is MSRILVVILVIFAVLLVFSSGCVNQTVSSNTTELTVVPVSPGANQTITPANLSIYHYNGFGEWTYGDGVPMTVRDDITGGVTPTGEGTTLLSFATISDIHITDEESPQQVIALGYLSPFPSAYSPVSMYSTQVLDAAVKTINNINKENKLDLVLSLGDAANNDQYNEMRWFIDVLDGKTIDPTSGGNAGKENLDYQKTFTAEGLDVPWYQTIGNHDQFFTGVFAIDENISQMYRGDTVANMRLDVLATGDPSLTGYYMGVFNGSDPNGAIIGIGNASGFASAPKVIADPNRHALAENGTRIGFMQEFLNSSSLPYGHGYTEEMIADDFACYTFDPVEGIRIIMLDDTTVNGSTLGDIWAHGRGSLDEERFAWLKAELQKGQDEGVLMIIAAHIPIATMEVGSPSGWSTYSEVSQEELITELQKYSNLLMWVAGHNHRNTIMPIESPDPEHPEYGFWVVETSSLRDFPQQFRTFEITRYSDELIGIKTVCVDVDVDVEGDALAEKSRSYSIAAAQMVNHTDVAIENGELLVLVK